The segment TCTGAGCTATAGCCCCGCGCTGCGTTGAAAGATTAGCGCACCCTGGGCCATGTCCCAAAATCGGTTACTCGTCCTCCGCCAGGGTCAGCTCGATGCCGCCCACCATGCCCGCGGACAGGTTGTAGATGAACGAGCCCAGCGTGGCCAGGGCAGTGGCGAGCACCACATCGATGACCGCGATGACCGAGGTGATGGTCAGCACCCGCGACAGCGACAGGAACGACTCCAGGTCGAAGCCGCCGCCGCTGCCGGAGTCGGTGGCCTCGCTTATGGTGCCGCCGACGGTGGAGAAGACGCCGAGGGTGTCCAGGACCATCCACAGGGCGGCGACCGCGACGACGGTGCAGATGCCCAGGGCGATGGAGAGCAGGAAGCTGACCTTCATCACCGACCAGGGGTCGGCCTTGGCGACCCGCAGACGCGCCTTGCGCGTGCGCGGGGCGGTACGGGCGGCCGCCGGGCGCGGCTTGCGCACGCCGGCCACGTCCGGGGCGCCCACGGGCGGCACGTAGGCCTGTGGGGGCTGCACCGGCGGTACCGGCGGCTGCGGGGGCTGGTCCGGTGCGACCGGGATCCCACCCGCGTAGGTCTGCTGCTGCCGCACCGCGTGCTGGTGCTGCGGCGACTGCGGGTGACGGGTGTCGGTCACTATGTTTCCCCCCTGCTGCGGGCCGTTGCCCGTGGGTGCGCCAGGGGCGCCGCCGGGTGCGATCGGCGGGGCAGCCGGAAACGGCTTCCCTCCGTCCGCGCCCGTCCCGCCCGCGGCGCCCGTGGCTGCACTCACGGCTTACTCCTCTGTTTCGGCTACATCGCCGCTGGACTGGGAGGGCGCCTGCGCGACGCCCTCGGTCCCTTCGACCGCTTCAACTTCTTCATCGGCGTCGACCTCATCGGCCTCCGCCCCCGCTTCGGCGTTGCGCGCGATGCCCACAACGGCATCCCGCTTGCCGAGGTTGATCAGTTGGACGCCCATGGTGTCACGGCCCGTCTCCCTGACCTCGTTGACCCGCGTACGGATCACGCCGCCGCTGAGGGTGATGGCGAGGATCTCATCGGTCTCCTCCACCACCAGCGCCCCGACCAGCGAGCCACGGTCCTCGACGATCTTCGCCGCCTTGATACCGAGGCCTCCACGACCCTGGACGCGATACTCGTCCACATTGGTTCGCTTCGCATACCCGCCATCTGTGGCAGTGAAGACGAAAGTACCTGGCCGGACGACATTCATCGAGAGAAGTTCGTCACCTTCTCGGAAAGACATCCCCTTCACCCCTGATGTCGCACGCCCCATGGGCCGCAGACTCTCATCCGTAGCTGTGAACCGGATGCACTGCGCCTTGCGCGACACCAGCAGCAGATCGTCGTCCGCCGAGACCAGCTCCGCGCCGATCAGCTCGTCGGAGGAGCCGTCCGCGCCGGAATCCGTCTCGCGCAGGTTGATCGCGATGACACCGCCCGAGCGAGGGGAGTCGTAGTCCTTCAGCGAGGTCTTCTTCACCAGGCCGGACTTGGTCGCCAGCACCAGATAGGGCGCCGCGTCGTAGTCACGGATCGCCAGGATCTGCGCGATGGACTCGTCCGGCTGGAAGGCCAGCAGGTTCGCGACATGCTGCCCGCGCGCCTCACGGCCCGCATCCGGCAGCTCGTACGCCTTGGCACGGTAGACCCGGCCCTTGTTGGTGAAGAACAGCAGCCAGTGGTGCGTGGTGGAGACGAAGAAGTGGTCGACGATGTCGTCCTGCTTCAGTTTCGTGCCGCGTACGCCCTTGCCGCCGCGCTTCTGCGAGCGGTAGTCCTCGGTCTTCGTACGCTTCACAT is part of the Streptomyces sp. NBC_01262 genome and harbors:
- a CDS encoding DUF3566 domain-containing protein, which produces MTDTRHPQSPQHQHAVRQQQTYAGGIPVAPDQPPQPPVPPVQPPQAYVPPVGAPDVAGVRKPRPAAARTAPRTRKARLRVAKADPWSVMKVSFLLSIALGICTVVAVAALWMVLDTLGVFSTVGGTISEATDSGSGGGFDLESFLSLSRVLTITSVIAVIDVVLATALATLGSFIYNLSAGMVGGIELTLAEDE